Proteins encoded by one window of Anaerobacillus sp. CMMVII:
- a CDS encoding GntR family transcriptional regulator, whose protein sequence is MTEKKSISSENPVFLYEQVIIKIKEMIANGEIAPDEKLPNESELCDLFDTSRITIRRALKELANEGVIEILHGRGTFVRETKQQIHILNLKGYTEGMWIGQNSITKKILSNEIVTADEKLMELFERKEPFEVLKLARLIKDSNKAFSVDFAYFPLDIYPGISDLIEDNVSTFNIIHNKYGIKFGKARKEMEIVQPSPEISNLLDVSRIEPLVQIKKLIRDEYDVPVHYSKYYLYANKIKFYIDVDMNEEELPH, encoded by the coding sequence ATGACTGAAAAAAAATCGATAAGTTCAGAGAATCCAGTATTTTTATATGAACAGGTAATTATTAAGATTAAGGAAATGATCGCAAACGGTGAAATTGCTCCTGATGAGAAATTACCAAATGAAAGTGAATTATGTGACCTATTTGATACAAGTAGAATTACGATACGTAGAGCGCTAAAGGAACTTGCAAATGAGGGTGTCATTGAAATTTTGCATGGTCGTGGAACGTTCGTAAGAGAAACAAAGCAACAAATCCACATTCTTAACCTAAAAGGATATACAGAGGGAATGTGGATAGGGCAAAACTCGATTACAAAGAAAATATTAAGCAATGAAATCGTAACAGCAGATGAGAAGCTAATGGAACTATTTGAGCGAAAAGAACCATTTGAGGTATTGAAATTAGCTAGACTTATAAAAGATTCAAATAAGGCATTTAGTGTTGACTTTGCCTATTTCCCCTTAGATATTTATCCTGGTATTAGTGATTTAATAGAAGATAATGTTTCAACATTTAATATTATTCATAATAAGTACGGCATTAAGTTCGGCAAAGCGAGAAAAGAAATGGAAATCGTTCAACCTTCACCTGAGATTAGCAACCTGTTAGATGTTTCCAGAATCGAACCCCTTGTACAAATAAAAAAACTTATCAGAGATGAATATGATGTTCCAGTCCATTATTCAAAATACTATCTATACGCAAATAAGATAAAGTTTTACATTGATGTTGATATGAACGAGGAAGAACTACCTCATTAA
- a CDS encoding sigma-54-dependent Fis family transcriptional regulator translates to MILNSNTLEMELNKIIETSNNNITITDENGIILRSNPNHWIMYGLKPDSYIGKSVYQFEEEGVLSPSINALVLKEEKYVRAMQHTKTGRVVMSTGFPVFNHSGRLIRAISFSQDQTEILNLQSQYKQLQQKIKGYQTEVEELRGKNLGQHPFLFRSTSMQQIFKTISRVAKTDATILFLGASGVGKSTLARAVHDQCLRKTEPFIEVNCSTIPETLFESEMFGYEPGSFTGAHKTGKQGLIEQADNGTLFLDEIGELPLAIQVKLLKVLQEKKIMRIGAKNERHVNFRLITATNQDLGKMVNEGRFRLDLFYRLNVIPLQIPALTERKEDIPILIQHYLQMMNEKYQTSKKLQPSTYEVLSNYDWPGNVRELENIIERVVLTIEEDTIYPQHLPFPLRQTLKEPVGNEYWNLEKKNAGKKSLKETLEEVEKHLIKRAFEECKTTYEMAKYLGISQPSVIYKMKKYQGEL, encoded by the coding sequence ATGATCTTGAACAGCAATACATTAGAAATGGAATTAAACAAAATAATCGAAACTTCTAACAACAATATTACAATCACTGATGAAAATGGAATTATTTTACGCTCCAATCCAAATCATTGGATCATGTATGGGTTAAAACCTGATTCATATATTGGAAAATCCGTATATCAATTTGAAGAGGAAGGCGTACTTTCACCTTCGATCAATGCCTTAGTTCTTAAAGAAGAAAAATACGTCCGTGCTATGCAACATACTAAGACTGGTCGCGTCGTTATGTCTACTGGTTTCCCGGTTTTTAATCATTCTGGTCGTTTAATTAGAGCCATTAGTTTTAGTCAAGACCAAACGGAAATTTTGAATCTTCAGTCACAATACAAACAATTACAACAAAAGATTAAAGGCTATCAAACAGAGGTCGAGGAACTGCGTGGGAAGAATTTGGGTCAGCACCCCTTTTTATTTCGAAGTACAAGTATGCAGCAAATTTTCAAGACCATTTCTCGAGTTGCAAAAACAGATGCAACCATTCTTTTTTTAGGCGCCTCAGGTGTAGGGAAAAGTACACTCGCTAGAGCCGTTCACGATCAATGTCTTAGAAAGACCGAGCCATTTATCGAAGTCAATTGCAGTACTATCCCTGAAACGTTATTTGAATCTGAAATGTTTGGATATGAACCAGGGTCCTTTACAGGAGCTCATAAAACAGGGAAACAAGGTTTGATTGAGCAAGCTGATAACGGAACGTTATTTTTAGATGAAATTGGTGAATTACCCCTCGCCATTCAAGTTAAATTACTTAAAGTACTTCAAGAGAAAAAAATAATGCGCATTGGCGCAAAGAATGAACGTCACGTCAATTTCCGACTGATCACTGCCACAAATCAAGACTTAGGGAAAATGGTTAATGAAGGAAGATTTAGGCTTGACTTATTTTATCGTTTAAACGTCATCCCCCTACAAATTCCTGCTTTAACCGAACGTAAGGAAGATATCCCCATCCTTATCCAGCATTACCTTCAAATGATGAACGAAAAGTATCAGACATCAAAGAAGCTACAGCCTTCTACCTATGAAGTATTATCGAATTATGATTGGCCCGGAAACGTTCGTGAATTAGAGAATATAATCGAACGTGTTGTTTTAACCATTGAGGAAGACACAATCTATCCACAGCACCTTCCTTTTCCCCTTAGACAAACGCTAAAAGAACCTGTCGGTAACGAATATTGGAACCTCGAGAAAAAAAATGCGGGCAAGAAAAGTTTGAAAGAAACACTAGAAGAAGTAGAAAAACACTTAATTAAGAGAGCCTTCGAGGAATGCAAAACTACGTATGAAATGGCAAAGTATTTAGGGATAAGCCAACCTTCTGTAATTTATAAGATGAAAAAATATCAAGGAGAACTCTAA